Proteins encoded within one genomic window of Oryza glaberrima chromosome 12, OglaRS2, whole genome shotgun sequence:
- the LOC127757857 gene encoding uncharacterized protein LOC127757857: protein MEEDRRRSAAFVMSGFKSSPTEATESTPRALLAPPSTNRHADWRRLPDATVARVLDRLTVLDLFRLGYLFSPRWLHIWRLLPLYLHDRQFTTPPIPAGNVAQAITNVLELHVGNGVQFVPKQGGGGGGGGHGGNEVAAPDGGGADDSSSDEESGLCDDVIAHDAAMLNGGFEIGRVFCFRVETTRWSLEQLNRWCAALHRGRARVIVVANLHLPGHPRFPQALLDCTSLLELHLFFFTVEAYRIDRLLVLGLYRCAWGLGMIDRAIHRDSEIRELAIDGVKGPTFRLADTRLQTLRMYENQVGTVAVDNATHLRKLHMHHTWPSRITINGAPRLRKIVSLDLFTTVLEIQGIVIKAGMVEQPPEIRSVRYLGLRVDCTTMVDMLPRQIEQILRSFPRVKSLKILRCDDVTQAEGLLQWNDAHYDGNNFFDGLECFNYHLRWIYLTVFRGGKCEVALMKAMLDKASVLRQLRMEYPTSSIPQLILNQLDLSLRNFKLHTPNGAVRGDLVSFVAADASGSCVRLAAQG from the exons ATGGAAGAGGACCGCCGGAGAAGCGCCGCCTTCGTCATGTCCGGCTTCAAGTCCTCGCCGACGGAGGCCACCGAGTCCACCCCGCGCGCCTTGCTCGCGCCTCCCTCCACCAACCGGCACGCCGACTGGCGGCGGCTCCCGGACGCCACCGTCGCCCGCGTCCTCGACCGCCTCACCGTCCTCGACCTCTTCCGCCTCGGCTACCTCTTCTCCCCGCGCTGGCTCCACATCTGGCGCCTCCTACCGCTGTATCTCCACGACCGCCAGTTCACCACTCCCCCGATCCCCGCCGGCAACGTCGCCCAAGCAATCACCAACGTCCTCGAGCTCCACGTTGGCAACGGCGTCCAATTCGTACCCaaacaaggcggcggcggcggcggcggaggacatggAGGCAACGAGGTAGCTGCCCCGGATGGTGGAGGCGCCGACGACAGCAGCAGCGACGAGGAGAGCGGCCTCTGCGACGACGTCATCGCCCACGACGCCGCCATGCTAAACGGCGGCTTCGAGATCGGCCGCGTGTTCTGCTTCCGGGTAGAGACCACACGGTGGAGCCTCGAGCAGCTCAACCGCTGGTGCGCCGCCCTCCATCGCGGCCGTGCTcgtgtcatcgtcgtcgccaacCTCCACCTACCAGGGCACCCCAGATTTCCTCAAGCCCTCCTCGACTGCACCAGCCTCCTCGAACtccacctcttcttcttcaccgTGGAAGCCTACCGCATCGACAGGCTCCTCGTCCTCGGGCTGTACAGATGCGCCTGGGGCCTCGGCATGATCGACCGAGCAATCCACCGCGATTCAGAGATTCGGGAGCTGGCGATCGACGGCGTCAAGGGTCCAACCTTCCGCCTCGCCGACACGCGCCTCCAGACTCTGCGCATGTACGAAAACCAGGTGGGCACGGTCGCCGTCGACAACGCCACCCATTTGCGGAAGCTGCACATGCACCATACGTGGCCATCCAGGATCACCATCAATGGCGCGCCCAGGTTGCGAAAGATCGTCTCTCTTGACCTCTTCACCACCGTCTTGGAGATCCAAGGCATAGTGATTAAG GCTGGGATGGTGGAGCAGCCTCCAGAGATCCGTTCTGTCAGGTATCTCGGCTTACGGGTGGACTGCACAACGATGGTCGACATGTTGCCCCGCCAGATAGAGCAGATCCTGAGGAGTTTCCCACGCGTAAAATCACTGAAAATCCTG AGATGCGATGACGTTACACAAGCAGAAGGGCTCCTCCAGTGGAACGATGCACACTATGACGGGAACAATTTCTTCGATGGCCTTGAGTGTTTCAACTATCACCTGAGGTGGATATATCTTACAGTTTTCAGAGGGGGCAAGTGTGAAGTTGCTCTGATGAAAGCCATGCTCGACAAAGCTAGTGTCCTGAGACAGTTAAGGATGGAATACCCGACAAGCAGTATCCCCCAGCTCATCCTGAATCAGCTCGACTTGTCTCTCCGGAATTTCAAGCTGCACACTCCAAATGGTGCCGTCAGAGGCGATCTTGTGTCCTTTGTTGCAGCTGATGCTTCCGGAAGTTGCGTACGACTAGCAGCGCAAGGCTAG